A region of Halalkaliarchaeum desulfuricum DNA encodes the following proteins:
- the phnE gene encoding phosphonate ABC transporter, permease protein PhnE — protein sequence MSHPDAQSGVKEGEWKKYDSKYQLVRYVLVLVALVIGVLSWWELNIRYEYVIDAPWALWDLIVRMVPPDVAYSAEIIGPLIDTVNIAILGTGLALIMAAPVAYIGAENTTPNKFTYGLGKFIIVASRSVNVIIWALIFVVMFGTGALAGVFAVAFRSIGFCAKLLAEGIEEIDPGQVEGIRAVGASGPLILLYGVVPQIKPLFVGISTYRWDINVREATVIGFVGAGGIGMELITQVNFLNWRGVLTVLFAILGIVIISELLSAYFRKKVS from the coding sequence ATGTCACACCCAGACGCACAATCCGGTGTCAAGGAAGGAGAGTGGAAGAAATACGACTCAAAATATCAGCTTGTTCGATATGTCCTGGTCTTGGTTGCATTGGTTATCGGCGTACTCTCCTGGTGGGAGCTGAATATCCGGTATGAATACGTTATTGACGCTCCCTGGGCCCTTTGGGATCTGATTGTCAGAATGGTCCCACCAGACGTCGCCTATTCTGCAGAAATAATAGGCCCATTGATAGATACAGTCAACATCGCCATCCTTGGCACAGGCCTGGCGTTAATCATGGCGGCTCCTGTCGCCTACATTGGCGCCGAAAACACGACCCCCAATAAATTCACCTATGGTCTTGGGAAATTCATCATTGTCGCTTCCCGATCGGTGAATGTCATCATCTGGGCGCTGATCTTCGTGGTCATGTTCGGGACTGGAGCACTTGCGGGTGTCTTTGCTGTCGCGTTCCGATCGATCGGGTTCTGTGCGAAGTTGCTTGCAGAAGGTATCGAAGAAATCGATCCGGGTCAGGTCGAAGGGATCCGAGCAGTGGGTGCGTCAGGTCCACTTATCCTCCTCTACGGCGTCGTCCCACAGATAAAGCCACTCTTCGTCGGCATCTCTACCTACCGATGGGACATTAACGTCCGGGAAGCGACGGTTATCGGGTTTGTCGGTGCTGGCGGAATCGGTATGGAGTTGATCACTCAAGTCAACTTCTTGAACTGGAGGGGCGTCCTCACCGTCCTCTTTGCGATTCTCGGGATCGTTATAATCAGTGAACTCCTCTCAGCCTACTTCCGAAAGAAAGTGAGTTGA
- the phnE gene encoding phosphonate ABC transporter, permease protein PhnE — MTGESSEAVPSTWERPTVFYNKTVKWLIYAVIILFVLWSAWEMRIGLERLLAGIEGAYSLVSGMYPPDLSPTATDRVWEGMIESIAMAIVATLIGVTLSTPVAVMAAENLVPRPVYYVGRAIVSISRGLHELVLGIIAVIAVGFGPLAGVIALVFATPGFFSKLLAEDLEDIDTGQVDAIRATGGSTLQVLLYGVAPQVMPRVIGLAIYRWDINIRAATIIGIVGAGGIGQTLLTSFDNYDYDLSATIILAIIAVVLVGEATSAWWRRRVK, encoded by the coding sequence ATGACTGGTGAATCCAGTGAGGCTGTCCCCTCGACATGGGAACGACCGACCGTTTTCTACAATAAAACGGTGAAGTGGTTGATTTACGCAGTGATAATCCTGTTTGTTTTGTGGAGCGCGTGGGAGATGCGTATCGGTCTGGAGCGACTACTGGCGGGAATTGAGGGCGCCTACAGTCTTGTCTCGGGGATGTATCCGCCTGATTTGAGTCCGACTGCGACGGACCGAGTCTGGGAAGGGATGATTGAAAGTATTGCGATGGCCATCGTGGCGACATTGATCGGAGTCACCCTGAGTACCCCTGTGGCCGTGATGGCCGCGGAGAATCTGGTTCCAAGGCCAGTGTATTACGTTGGGCGAGCAATTGTTTCGATTTCTCGTGGTCTCCACGAACTCGTGCTCGGAATCATCGCGGTGATCGCAGTTGGTTTCGGCCCACTTGCGGGCGTGATTGCACTGGTCTTTGCAACTCCTGGTTTCTTTTCGAAATTGTTGGCAGAAGATCTGGAGGATATCGACACAGGGCAAGTCGATGCGATACGGGCCACCGGTGGAAGTACCTTACAGGTATTACTCTATGGCGTCGCACCCCAAGTAATGCCACGGGTCATCGGACTTGCCATCTACCGGTGGGACATCAATATTCGCGCAGCGACAATCATCGGTATCGTCGGCGCTGGGGGCATTGGACAGACGCTATTGACGTCCTTCGACAACTATGACTACGACCTGAGCGCGACCATCATTCTGGCAATAATCGCTGTGGTTCTGGTTGGAGAGGCAACGAGTGCTTGGTGGCGAAGGAGGGTAAAGTAA
- the phnC gene encoding phosphonate ABC transporter ATP-binding protein, with amino-acid sequence MLGVSDLVKIYPTGEEALKGVTMDIEGDEIVSIIGPSGAGKSTLIRCVNRLTEPTEGSIVLDGQEITDLSKNELRNARRDMGMIFQEFNLVERLTVMENVLSGRLGYMSSWRAFRRNFDEEDIRHAYEVLDRVGMAGHEDDRADELSGGQRQRVGIARAIIQRPKILLVDEPTSSLDPETSRKVMDLLTEIAKDEGIPVLINIHEVHLATEFADRIIGLREGEIVFEGPATELDEDARDHIYRGGESREALEKQRAAEREQRSDAEVTEVEKETSF; translated from the coding sequence ATGCTTGGTGTATCAGATCTCGTAAAAATCTATCCAACCGGTGAAGAAGCTCTCAAGGGCGTGACTATGGATATTGAGGGCGACGAGATCGTTTCGATTATTGGCCCGAGTGGGGCCGGCAAAAGCACGCTGATCAGGTGTGTTAACAGGCTGACAGAACCGACGGAAGGATCGATCGTTCTCGACGGGCAGGAGATTACCGATCTCTCGAAGAACGAATTGCGAAATGCCCGTCGAGACATGGGAATGATCTTTCAGGAGTTCAACCTCGTAGAACGGCTCACGGTTATGGAGAACGTACTCTCTGGGCGGCTTGGGTATATGAGTTCCTGGAGGGCCTTCCGTCGAAATTTCGACGAGGAGGACATCCGCCATGCATACGAAGTACTTGACCGCGTCGGTATGGCCGGTCATGAGGACGATCGGGCTGACGAACTTTCAGGTGGACAGCGACAGCGTGTGGGGATTGCACGGGCGATCATTCAGCGTCCAAAAATTCTCCTGGTGGATGAACCGACAAGCAGTCTGGATCCAGAGACCTCACGTAAGGTCATGGATCTCTTAACCGAGATCGCCAAGGACGAAGGGATTCCCGTTCTGATCAATATTCACGAGGTTCATCTCGCGACAGAATTCGCTGATCGAATTATTGGCCTTCGTGAAGGGGAAATCGTTTTTGAAGGCCCAGCCACTGAGTTGGATGAGGATGCACGGGATCACATCTATCGCGGCGGCGAGTCCAGAGAAGCACTAGAAAAACAGCGGGCGGCAGAACGGGAACAGCGGTCTGATGCGGAAGTCACGGAGGTCGAGAAAGAAACCTCCTTCTGA
- the phnD gene encoding phosphate/phosphite/phosphonate ABC transporter substrate-binding protein: MPNDTNPHNRIRRRDVLAATGATVTAGIAGCLGDDEGVDTDEIEFEDFDPEDPVFPQRLSTLMEHRFQFGHIDELDDFEERDEPVYGGPVQEPPTDEDELIDPDPLVFSLTPIEDPAIYEDLTDPLMDTLEEETGREVEYFGAETYAAQVEAMRAERLHVAGFSTGPLPFAVNLAGAVPVGIQVGEEEFGYKLWAITHVENEDVNSVEDFDGLQVAHGDPASNSGHLMPSALFGEMFGVEPGEDYEISHLDDHVTQALAVYHGDYDATPVCSYCILPPFQEDEADPDDIKVVWSSDPIPTTAYSYRYNLVPEVREGIERTLLEHEYFGTEYADHFDGRGRFAEIDYATHWNGILLTHQDNDITYEVDEI, encoded by the coding sequence ATGCCCAACGACACCAATCCACACAACCGAATCCGCAGACGGGATGTCCTCGCAGCGACGGGTGCGACAGTCACAGCCGGCATCGCGGGTTGTCTAGGCGATGACGAAGGGGTGGACACTGACGAAATCGAGTTTGAGGACTTCGATCCAGAAGATCCGGTATTCCCACAGCGACTGTCCACGTTAATGGAGCACCGCTTCCAGTTCGGTCACATCGATGAGTTGGACGATTTCGAAGAACGAGATGAACCTGTGTATGGGGGCCCTGTTCAGGAACCCCCGACCGACGAAGATGAACTCATCGACCCGGATCCGCTCGTGTTTTCGCTGACACCGATTGAAGACCCAGCCATCTACGAGGACTTGACAGATCCGTTGATGGACACATTGGAGGAAGAAACTGGCCGGGAAGTGGAGTATTTCGGTGCGGAAACGTATGCTGCCCAGGTCGAAGCGATGCGGGCTGAACGCCTACACGTCGCAGGCTTCTCGACGGGTCCACTGCCCTTCGCGGTCAATCTCGCAGGCGCAGTACCGGTTGGAATCCAAGTTGGGGAGGAAGAATTTGGCTACAAACTATGGGCGATCACTCACGTCGAAAATGAAGACGTCAATTCGGTCGAGGACTTTGATGGACTACAGGTTGCTCACGGAGATCCAGCGTCGAACTCTGGGCATTTGATGCCCAGTGCCCTGTTCGGCGAAATGTTCGGGGTTGAACCTGGTGAAGATTACGAGATCAGTCATCTGGATGACCATGTGACGCAGGCATTAGCAGTCTACCATGGGGACTACGATGCCACGCCCGTGTGTAGCTACTGTATACTTCCTCCGTTCCAAGAAGACGAAGCAGATCCTGACGACATCAAGGTGGTCTGGTCGAGCGATCCGATTCCGACGACAGCTTACTCTTACCGATACAATCTCGTCCCCGAGGTTCGTGAAGGAATTGAAAGAACGCTGTTGGAGCATGAGTATTTCGGTACTGAGTATGCCGACCACTTCGACGGACGTGGGAGGTTCGCAGAGATTGATTACGCTACACACTGGAATGGGATACTGCTGACCCACCAGGACAATGACATTACCTATGAGGTCGACGAAATCTGA